Genomic DNA from Streptomyces sp. PCS3-D2:
CATTTGCCGTAGATCCGGCGTCCCTCGCGGCTCCGGCCCCCGCCCGGCGGGTCAGCACTTCTTGCCGTCCGCCGGGGCCTTGCCCTCCAGCAGGTAGCGGTTGATCGCGGTGTCGATGCAATCGCTGCCGCGCCCGTACGCCGTGTGGCCGTCGCCGTCGTAGGTGAGGAGGGTGCCCGACTCGAGCTGGTCGGCCAAGGCCTGGGCCCACTTGTACGGCGTCGCGGGGTCACGGATGGTGCCGACGACCACGATCGGCGCGGCGCCCTTCGCGGTCAGCGGCCCCGCCGTGCCCGTGGGCTTCACCGGCCAGTACGCGCAGTTCAGCGAGGCCCAGGCCAGGCCCGCTCCAAAGACCGGGGAGGCCTTCTCGAAGGAGGGGAGGGCCGCGTCGACCGCTTCCGGGCCGCTGAAGGCCGCGGGCTGGTCGAGGCAGTTCACGGCGGCGTTCGCGAACATCAGGTTGGCGTACTTCCCGTCCGCCCCGCGCTCGTAGTAGCTGTCGGCCAGACCCAGCAGGCCTGCGCCGTCGCCGTTCATCGCCGAGGCCAGCGCCTCGCGCAGCTGAGGCCAGGCGTTCTCGTCGTAGAGCGCCGCGATCACCCCGGTCGTCGCGAGGGCCTCGCCGAGCGGCCGCTTGTCGTCGCCGCTGGGCACGGGCTGCGCGTCGAGCTTGCGGAAGAAGTCCTTCAGCCGGGCGGCCACCTCCTGCGGGCCGCCGTTGCCCAGCGGGCAGTCGGGCTGCTTCGCGCAGTCCTTGGCGAAGGAGGTGAAGGCCGTCTCGAATCCCTCGGTCTGGTCCCGGTTGAGGTCGAGGGCCTCACGCGCGGGATCCATCGCGCCGTCCAGGACCAGCCGGCCGACCCGGTCCGGGAAGAGGTTCGCGTACGTCGCCCCCAGCAAGGTGCCGTACGAGGCCCCGACGTAGTTCAGCTTCCTGTCGCCGAGCACGGCCCGCAGCAGGTCCATGTCGCGGGCGGCGTCCACGGTGGAGACGTGCGGCAGGACCCGCTTCGAGCGGGCCTCGCAGCCGGCCGCGAACTCCTTGAAGGCGGCCACCAGGCGGGCCCGTTCGGCTGCGTCGTCCGGCGTCTGGTCCACCTGGGTGTACTTGTCCATCTCCGGGCCCGTCAGGCACTCGACCGGACTGCTGCGCTCCACGCCGCGCGGGTCGAAGGAGACCATGTCGTACCGGGCGCGCACCGGGGCGGGATAGCCGATGCCCGCGTACGCCTGGAGGTAGCCGATGCCGGATCCGCCGGGTCCGCCCGGATTGACCACGAGCGAGCCGAGCCGCTTGCCGGGGCCGGTCGCCACCCGGCGGGCCACCGCGATGTCCACGTCCCCGCCGGCGCCGGGGTTCGCGTAGTCCAGCGGCGCCTTCATCGTGGAGCACTGGAATCCGGGGACACCGCAGTCGCGCCAGGTCAGCTTCTGCTCGTAGTACGGGCGCATCGCGGTGGCGTCGGGGGACGGCGGCACCGACGCCGTGGCGCCGGCCTCACCTCTCGCGGACGCGGCGGTCCGGAGCGTCTCCGACCCGCCCGAGGTGCACCCGGAGAGCAGCAACCCGGCCGCTGCGATCAAGATCCCGGTGGTACGCAGCACGCGACTGGTGTCCATCCCAGGAGCCTACGTCCTGCCGAGGGGAGCGGGCGGATCCCCTGCTCCGGACGGACCCCGGCCGCGCGTGGTGTCCGCCCGGCCGCGCGCGGACCAGGCCC
This window encodes:
- a CDS encoding alpha/beta hydrolase produces the protein MDTSRVLRTTGILIAAAGLLLSGCTSGGSETLRTAASARGEAGATASVPPSPDATAMRPYYEQKLTWRDCGVPGFQCSTMKAPLDYANPGAGGDVDIAVARRVATGPGKRLGSLVVNPGGPGGSGIGYLQAYAGIGYPAPVRARYDMVSFDPRGVERSSPVECLTGPEMDKYTQVDQTPDDAAERARLVAAFKEFAAGCEARSKRVLPHVSTVDAARDMDLLRAVLGDRKLNYVGASYGTLLGATYANLFPDRVGRLVLDGAMDPAREALDLNRDQTEGFETAFTSFAKDCAKQPDCPLGNGGPQEVAARLKDFFRKLDAQPVPSGDDKRPLGEALATTGVIAALYDENAWPQLREALASAMNGDGAGLLGLADSYYERGADGKYANLMFANAAVNCLDQPAAFSGPEAVDAALPSFEKASPVFGAGLAWASLNCAYWPVKPTGTAGPLTAKGAAPIVVVGTIRDPATPYKWAQALADQLESGTLLTYDGDGHTAYGRGSDCIDTAINRYLLEGKAPADGKKC